The following proteins are co-located in the Manihot esculenta cultivar AM560-2 chromosome 9, M.esculenta_v8, whole genome shotgun sequence genome:
- the LOC110621892 gene encoding protein LURP-one-related 15 gives MNSGQSNPTPAMTSSQPLEKPVVVIGPQFLAQYPVDLTIASKLLTLGENNFSVTDVNGTLIFKLKSKLLSIHDRRFLQDAAGKTLATLRQKIATAHRRWEVFRGESTDAKDLLFSAKKSSIIQFKTGLDVFLGSNTSENVPDFKIKGTWKERSCTIYLGESNTIIAQMYRRHTVKTALLDADNFAVTVYPNVDYAFVVALVVVLDEINDDRRGDD, from the exons ATGAATTCGGGGCAGAGCAACCCAACTCCAGCGATGACAAGTAGCCAGCCACTGGAGAAACCAGTGGTGGTGATAGGGCCACAGTTCCTGGCGCAGTATCCGGTGGATCTCACTATCGCCAGCAAGCTCTTGACTCTTggagaaaataatttttcagtCACTGACGTCAACGGCACTCTTATTTTCAAGTTGAAGAGCAAGCTCTTAAGCATCCACGACCGTCGTTTTCTGCAAGACGCCGCCGGCAAAACCCTTGCCACTCTCCGGCAGAAG atAGCGACTGCCCATCGGAGGTGGGAGGTTTTCAGAGGAGAGAGCACAGACGCTAAAGATCTGCTTTTCAGTGCCAAGAAATCATCAATAATCCAATTCAAGACGGGATTAGATGTATTCTTAGGCAGTAATACATCAGAAAATGTTCCTGATTTCAAGATCAAAGGAACTTGGAAGGAGAGATCCTGCACAATATATCTTGGAGAGTCCAATACCATCATTGCAcaa ATGTACAGGAGACACACTGTGAAGACGGCTCTGTTGGATGCAGACAACTTTGCTGTGACAGTGTATCCTAATGTGGATTATGCCTTCGTGGTGGCTCTTGTGGTTGTTCTTGATGAGATCAACGATGACCGCAGGGGAGatgattaa
- the LOC110623545 gene encoding protein LURP-one-related 15: MNSGQSNPIPAMTSGQPLEKPVVVIGPQFLAQYPVDLIIASKLLALGENNFSVTDLNGTLIFKVKSKLLSIHDRHFLQDAAGNTLVTLRHKIATAHKRWEIFRGESKDAKDLLFSAKKSSIIQFKTELDVFLCSNTSENVPDFKIKGTWKERSCRIYLGESNTVIAQVHRRLTVKMALLDADNFAVTVYPNVDYAFVVALVVVLDEINDDNSDDD, translated from the exons ATGAATTCGGGGCAGAGCAACCCAATTCCGGCGATGACAAGTGGCCAGCCACTGGAGAAACCGGTGGTGGTGATAGGGCCACAGTTCCTGGCGCAGTATCCGGTGGATCTCATTATCGCCAGCAAGCTCTTGGCTCTTggagaaaataatttttcagtCACTGACCTCAACGGCACTCTTATTTTCAAGGTGAAGAGCAAGCTTTTAAGCATTCACGACCGTCATTTTCTGCAAGACGCCGCCGGCAACACCCTTGTCACTCTCCGGCACAAG aTTGCGACTGCCCATAAGAGGTGGGAGATTTTCAGAGGAGAGAGCAAAGACGCTAAAGATCTGCTTTTCAGTGCCAAGAAATCATCAATAATCCAATTTAAGACCGAGTTAGATGTATTCTTATGCAGTAATACATCAGAAAATGTTCCTGATTTCAAGATCAAAGGAACCTGGAAGGAGAGATCCTGTAGAATATATCTCGGAGAATCCAATACTGTCATTGCAcaa GTGCATAGGAGACTCACTGTGAAGATGGCTTTGTTGGATGCAGACAACTTTGCTGTGACTGTGTACCCTAATGTGGATTATGCCTTCGTGGTGGCTCTTGTGGTTGTGCTTGATGAGATCAACGATGACAATAGTGATGatgattaa
- the LOC110623593 gene encoding protein LURP-one-related 15, protein MAGQQSNPIPAMTTYQPLQSPVMVIGPQFLAQYPVDLRVAAKLLSLGECNLGVTDVNGTLIFKVKSKLLSIRDRRYLLDAAGNILATFQQKILTAHRRWQVFRGDSTNAQDLIFSVKKSSMIQLKSELDVFLATNTAENVPDFKVKGSWSERSCIIYLGLSNIIIAQMHRKHTLSSVVFDADNFGVTVYPNVDYAFIVALVVILDEINEDRRGDD, encoded by the exons ATGGCCGGTCAACAAAGCAATCCGATACCGGCGATGACAACTTATCAACCATTGCAGTCCCCAGTGATGGTGATCGGACCACAGTTTTTGGCACAGTACCCGGTGGATCTGAGAGTGGCTGCCAAGCTTTTGTCTCTTGGAGAATGTAATTTGGGCGTCACCGACGTTAATGGAACCCTTATTTTCAAGGTGAAAAGTAAACTATTAAGCATTCGTGATCGTCGCTATTTGCTTGATGCCGCTGGTAACATTCTTGCCACTTTCCAGCAAAAG ATATTGACTGCGCACAGGAGATGGCAAGTTTTCAGAGGAGATAGCACAAACGCCCAAGATTTAATTTTCAGTGTGAAGAAGTCTTCAATGATCCAATTGAAATCAGAATTAGATGTATTCCTAGCTACCAACACTGCAGAAAATGTTCCTGATTTCAAGGTCAAGGGAAGCTGGTCTGAGAGGTCATGTATCATATACCTTGGACTATCCAATATCATCATTGCACAG ATGCATAGGAAGCACACACTTTCAAGTGTTGTGTTTGATGCGGATAATTTTGGCGTGACTGTGTATCCCAATGTTGATTATGCCTTCATAGTTGCACTTGTAGTGATTCTTGACGAGATCAATGAGGATCGCCGTGGTGATGATTAG